In the genome of Megalops cyprinoides isolate fMegCyp1 chromosome 7, fMegCyp1.pri, whole genome shotgun sequence, one region contains:
- the LOC118780908 gene encoding peroxisome proliferator-activated receptor delta-like, whose product MAGARPATLGSREEQDLGTGRGMGLGVAEGVAGPHGDHGRVSPQQGVASPRDAAAFGELDPSGLLELGSAEEGRSGALGGTGVEPSVQGQAWNVSSKDGDRVEAEGEAEPGPPEGNAHSTPGTESPAPAGSYTDLCQTSSPSLSDQLRLGRDDAAGAGINVECRICGDKASGFHYGVHACEGCKGFFRRTIQMKLEYERCERSCKVQKKSRNKCQYCRFQKCLRQGMSHDAIRYGRMPEAEKRKLVAGLLAGDTSGQSPGGSDLKSLAKQVNNAYLKNLNMTKKKARSILTGKTSSSSPFVIHDMDSLWQAENGLVWSQLINGAPPNKEIGVHVFYRCQCTTVETVRELTEFAKNIPGFIDLFLNDQVTLLKYGVHEAIFAMLPSLMNKDGLLVANGKGFVTREFLRSLRRPFSDIMEPKFEFAVKFNALELDDSDLALFVAAIILCGDRPGLMNVKQVEEIQDSILQALDQHLQANHSDSVHLFPKLLQKMADLRQLVTENAQLVQKIKKTEAETSLHPLLQEIYKDMY is encoded by the exons ATGGCGGGGGCTCGGCCAGCCACTTTGGGAAGTAGGGAGGAGCAGGATCTGGGAACGGGGAGGGGCATGGGGCTGGGCGTGGCGGAGGGCGTGGCAGGGCCCCATGGGGACCACGGCAGGGTGTcgccccagcagggagtggcctcgccccggGACGCTGCGGCGTTCGGGGAGCTGGACCCCTCAGGCCTTCTGGAGCTGGGCTCGGCAGAGGAGGGGCGCAGCGGGGCGCTGGGCGGAACGGGGGTGGAGCCGTCCGTTCAGGGGCAGGCCTGGAACGTGAGCTCTAAGGATGGGGACAGAGtggaggcggagggggaggcGGAGCCCGGCCCTCCGGAGGGCAACGCCCACAGCACACCGGGCACAGAGAGTCCTGCCCCTGCTGGCAGCTACACAG ATCTGTGTCAGACCTCCTCGCCCTCTCTGTCGGACCAGCTGCGGTTGGGGCGGGACGATGCTGCGGGTGCGGGGATCAACGTGGAGTGCCGAATCTGCGGGGACAAGGCCTCAGGATTCCATTACGGTGTACATGCCTGTGAGGGCTGCAAG GGGTTTTTTCGGCGGACCATCCAGATGAAGCTGGAATACGAGCGCTGTGAGCGGAGCTGCAAGGTCCAGAAGAAGAGCAGGAACAAGTGCCAGTACTGCCGCTTCCAGAAGTGCCTGCGGCAGGGCATGTCCCATGACG CAATTCGGTACGGCCGCATGCCAGAGGCCGAGAAGAGAAAGCTGGTGGCAGGGCTGCTGGCTGGAGACACCAGCGGTCAGAGCCCTGGAGGCTCCGACCTCAAGTCCTTGGCCAAGCAAGTAAACAACGCCTACCTGAAGAACCTCAACATGACCAAGAAGAAGGCCCGCAGCATCCTGACTGGAAAGACCAGCTCCTCTTCG CCCTTTGTGATCCATGACATGGACTCACTGTGGCAGGCAGAGAACGGGCTGGTGTGGAGTCAGCTCATCAATGGGGCGCCCCCCAATAAAGAGATTGGGGTGCATGTGTTCTACCGCTGCCAGTGCACCACCGTGGAGACAGTGCGTGAGCTCACCGAGTTCGCCAAGAACATCCCCGGCTTCATCGACCTCTTCCTCAACGACCAG GTGACGCTGCTGAAGTACGGCGTGCACGAGGCCATCTTCGCCATGCTGCCGTCGCTCATGAACAAGGACGGGCTGCTGGTGGCCAACGGGAAGGGCTTCGTGACGCGTGAGTTCCTGCGCAGCCTGCGCCGGCCCTTCAGCGACATCATGGAGCCCAAGTTCGAGTTCGCTGTCAAGTTCAACGCCCTGGAGCTGGACGACAGCGACCTGGCCCTGTTCGTGGCTGCCATCATCCTCTGTGGAG ACCGTCCAGGCCTGATGAATGTGAAGCAGGTGGAGGAGATCCAGGACAGCATCCTGCAGGCGTTAGACCAGCACCTGCAGGCCAACCACTCGGACTCTGTGCACCTGTTTCCTAAGCTGCTGCAGAAGATGGCCGACCTGCGTCAGCTCGtgactgaaaatgcacagcTGGTACAGAAGATTAAGAAGACTGAGGCTGAGACCTCACTGCACCCTCTACTGCAGGAGATTTACAAGGATATGTACTAG
- the mkrn4 gene encoding makorin, ring finger protein, 4: MERHGVIYRNANKRAFNVGRTPCRQFIRGSCRFGASCHFSHELPVLPSAEICRYFQKGDCWFGDRCRYQHILQPGVRSSAGRWESASVAHGRAPLDRRGSEPSISQAQGAYSGARRGSEPLVTGMVAMQHGFDRLTMGITEEEEHTAAEASLRPCLQQGLWSQLQHSSQNIPPREGQHRSRAVPSTPTPGPGVSPAEAGMLAGDRRQDSGAGKPSFVKTSSQQGAGQDGAAAVSGNRWSEEAYQQSKDMMCGICMDKVYEKPRAQERRFGILPNCSHAFCLGCIVTWRKTKDFQDDVIKACPQCRVKSSYYIPSKFWVSEGEPKQALITAFKNTTSKIRCNFFLRNGCCPFKSECIYRHELPNGYRPRRRRSPPVTSTPSLEDLDSDSLQLLHYIIALALLDDDEVLDEDDYFQLYLAEDGGLD; the protein is encoded by the exons ATGGAGCGACACGGGGTTATCTACAGAAATGCCAACAAACGCGCTTTTAACGTAGGCAGAACACCTTGCAG ACAGTTCATCCGAGGGTCGTGCAGATTCGGCGCCAGCTGTCACTTCTCACACGAGCTACCAGTGTTGCCATCGGCAGAAATCTGCAGATATTTCCAGAAGGGAGACTGCTGGTTCGGAGACCGTTGCAG GTATCAGCACATCCTTCAGCCAGGTGTTAGGAGCTCAGCTGGTAGATGGGAGTCGGCGTCCGTGGCCCACGGCCGTGCTCCGCTGGACCGCCGTGGCTCCGAGCCCTCCATTTCGCAGGCCCAGGGTGCCTACAGCGGGGCGCGCAGGGGGTCGGAGCCCCTGGTGACCGGCATGGTCGCTATGCAACACGGCTTTGATCGCCTGACCATGGGCAtcactgaggaagaggagcataCTGCTGCCGAGGCCTCACTAAGACCGTGTTTGCAGCAAG GTTTGTGGTCACAGCTACAACACTCAAGTCAAAATATCCCCCCGAGAGAAGGCCAGCATCGCTCCAGGGCTGTACCTAGCACCCCCACACCTGGGCCAGGGGTGTCCCCGGCAGAAGCAGGGATGCTGGCTGGAGACAGGAGGCAGGACTCTGGTGCTGGGAAGCCGTCGTTTGTG AAGACctccagccagcagggggcagggcaggaTGGAGCAGCTGCCGTCTCTGGCAACAGGTGGTCAGAGGAGGCCTACCAACAGAGCAAAGACATGATGTGTGGCATCTGTATGGACAAAGTTTATGAGAAACCCAGAGCTCAGGAACGGCGCTTTGGTATACTGCCTAACTGTAGCCACGCCTTCTGTCTGGGCTGCATTGTAACCTGGCGGAAAACCAAAGACTTCCAGGATGACGTCATAAA AGCTTGCCCACAATGCAGGGTGAAGTCGTCTTACTACATCCCCAGCAAGTTCTGGGTCAGTGAGGGAGAACCAAAGCAGGCACTAATCActgctttcaaaaacacaacaag TAAAATACGTTGCAACTTCTTCCTGCGGAACGGATGCTGTCCCTTCAAGTCTGAGTGCATCTACCGCCACGAGCTGCCCAACGGATACAGGCCTCGTCGCAGACGCTCGCCTCCCGTG ACCAGCACGCCCAGTCTGGAGGACTTGGACAGCgacagcctgcagctgctgcattACATCATCGCACTGGCCCTGCTGGACGATGATGAGGTGCTCGATGAGGATGACTACTTTCAGCTCTACCTGGCCGAAGATGGAGGCCTCGACTGA
- the fance gene encoding Fanconi anemia group E protein: MDTDSLLRRFDGRSRLLLKSLLLLSGSAVRRALWVFHRQRRSEPDLFLHTCLDTLCQDEPRLEGDTLKLTLKPLVCLFPVVFKRNLLSFLHLAHTEVPRPALTRLLDCLSQDASEDYWMQALLRQLRQDLRQKDPINNPLFTPQCRERLGELCEILRTDDGARAEERVSWFSGFVSDPPQNSVEPLAVLDPSENGAELLSVEVQRKRKSENADVDVDGEGAGSQSKRRRMDWGNEEGLSSKDEDLELGDAHLHGDTENVSKADTVDPQQLSPVGSAGTLPEHIKASISQIKELLETEVSWERGSSSVLQVLNDCDPHQVELFCSILHLSELPEQILPQFCTSLLEVSPDLSYSTAANIIGTLFLKKILSLSEPASRCLVTATTSLCSRYPRATCSSLIGPVLEARHIDNVRAELLCKLIEACLEPHHQILVFGQVLAVPWSEDMLSVIHTLLESKLELSEETFSLFITQLSQQAPHFSSSMRFSKMMLTVLTKYQSHVNAAHTHALSSCLAQNHTFLKKSLQAALKRISAS, encoded by the exons ATGGATACGGATTCTTTACTGCGGCGGTTCGACGGACGCTCTAGGCTTCTGCTGAAGTCGCTGCTGCTGTTGAGCGGTAGTGCGGTTCGCAGGGCGCTTTGGGTGTTTCATCGCCAGCGGCGCTCTGAACCAGATCTCTTCCTACACACCTGTTTAGACACCTTGTGCCAGGACGAGCCGCGTCTGGAAGGCGACACTCTTAAGTTAACTCT TAAGCCGCTGGTATGCCTGTTCCCTGTTGTCTTCAAACGTAATTTGCTGTCCTTCCTTCACCTGGCCCACACCGAGGTGCCACGCCCAGCTTTGACACGATTACTGGATTGCTTGAGTCAGGATGCCAGCGAAGACTACTGGATGCAGGCACTGCTCAGACAGCTACGCCAAGACCTGAGACAAAAGGACCCCATCAATAACCCGCTGTTCACcccacagtgcagagagagactcGGGGAGCTGTGTGAGATTCTGAGGACTGACGATGGGGCCAGAGCAGAGGAACGGGTTTCCTGGTTTAGTGGGTTTGTCTCAGACCCTCCCCAGAATTCGGTGGAGCCTCTGGCTGTCTTAGACCCCTCCGAAAATGGGGCAGAGCTTCTGAGTGTTGAggtgcagaggaagaggaagagcgAGAACGCTGATGTTGATGTGGACGGTGAAGGAGCAGGGAGCCAGAGTAAGAGAAGGAGGATGGACTGGGGTAATGAGGAAGGGTTATCATCAAAAGACGAAGACCTTGAGCTGGGGGACGCACACCTGCATGGTGACACAGAGAATGTGTCCAAAGCGGACACTGTGGACCCGCAGCAGCTATCACCTGTGGGTTCTGCTGGTACACTACCTGAGCACATTAAA gCCTCTATTTCTCAGATCAAAGAGCTCTTGGAGACAGAGGTGAGT TGGGAGCGAGgatcctcctctgtcctccaggTGTTGAATGACTGTGACCCACACCAG GTGGAGCTGTTTTGCAGCATTCTACATTTGTCTGAGCTTCCTGAGCAGATTCTGCCACAATTCTGCACCTCCCTGCTGGAGGTGTCTCCTGATCTTAGCTATAGCACGGCTGCCAACATAATTGGGACGCTGTTCCTGAAAAAG attctctctctgtcagaacCTGCTTCCCGTTGCTTGGTTACGGCCACAACATCACTGTGCAGCCGCTACCCCCGAGCAACGTGCTCCTCTCTGATTGGCCCAGTCCTAGAGGCGAGGCATATTG acAATGTTCGGGCTGAGCTGCTCTGCAAGCTGATAGAGGCCTGCCTGGAGCCCCATCATCAGATACTGGTGTTTGG GCAAGTGCTTGCAGTGCCGTGGAGTGAGGACATGCTTTCTGTGATCCACACCCTGCTGGAGTCTAAG CTGGAGCTTAGTGAGGAGACATTCTCCCTCTTCATCACCCAGCTGAGCCAACAAGCACCTCATTTCAGCAGTTCCATGAGGTTCTCCAAGATGATGCTGACTGTACTCACCAAGTACCAAAGCCAT GtgaatgcagcacacacacacgccctgtCCTCCTGCCTGGCACAGAACCACACTTTCTTAAAGAAGTCCCTACAGGCCGCCCTGAAGAGGATCAGTGCTTCCTGA
- the rpl10a gene encoding 60S ribosomal protein L10a, translating into MSKVSRDTLYEAVREVQQGSLSKPRKFVETVELQISLKNYDPQKDKRFSGTVRLKTTPRPKFSMCILGDQQHCDEAKAADLPHMDIEALKKLNKNKKLVKKLAKKYDAFLASESLIKQIPRILGPGLNKAGKFPSLLTHNENLITKVDEVKSTIKFQMKKVLCLAVAVGHVKMTEEELVYNIHLAVNFLVSLLKKNWQNVRALYIKSTMGKPQRLY; encoded by the exons ATGAG CAAGGTTTCCAGAGACACGCTGTATGAGGCGGTACGCGAGGTCCAGCAGGGCTCCCTCAGCAAACCACGCAA GTTTGTGGAAACAGTGGAGCTCCAGATTAGCTTGAAGAACTATGACCCCCAGAAGGACAAGCGTTTCTCCGGCACCGTCAG GCTGAAGACCACTCCCAGGCCCAAGTTCTCAATGTGCATCCTCGGAGACCAGCAGCACTGTGACGAGGCCAAGGCAGCGGACCTCCCACACATGGACATCGAGGCCCTCAAGAAGctcaacaaaaacaagaagctGGTGAAGAAGCTGG CTAAGAAGTACGATGCCTTCCTGGCCTCAGAGTCCTTGATCAAACAGATCCCTCGTATTTTGGGTCCGGGACTGAACAAGGCCGGCAagttcccctctctgctcacccACAACGAGAACCTCATCACCAAGGTAGATGAGGTCAAGTCTACCATCAAGTTCCAGATGAAGAAG GTGCTGTGCCTCGCAGTGGCTGTGGGCCATGTGAAAATGACTGAGGAAGAGCTGGTCTACAACATCCACCTGGCTGTTAACTTCCTGGTGTCACTGCTCAAGAAGAACTGGCAGAACGTGCGTGCACTCTATATCAAGAGCACCATGGGCAAGCCCCAGCGTCTCTACTAG